The Rhododendron vialii isolate Sample 1 chromosome 6a, ASM3025357v1 genome includes a window with the following:
- the LOC131329556 gene encoding rac-like GTP-binding protein 5: MSASRFIKCVTVGDGAVGKTCMLISYTSNTFPTDYVPTVFDNFSANVVVDGSTVNLGLWDTAGQEDYNRLRPLSYRGADVFLLAFSLISKASYENVAKKWIPELRHYAPGVPIILVGTKLDLRDNKQFFVDHPGAVPITTAQGEELKKLIGAPAYIECSSKTQQNVKAVFDAAIKVVLQPPKQKKKKRKAQKGCSFL, encoded by the exons ATGAGTGCGTCGAGGTTCATAAAGTGCGTGACGGTCGGTGACGGCGCCGTCGGCAAGACTTGCATGCTGATTTCCTACACCAGTAACACTTTCCCCACG GATTACGTGCCAACTGTTTTTGACAATTTCAGTGCCAATGTGGTTGTGGATGGGAGCACTGTCAATCTTGGTTTATGGGACACTGCTG GTCAGGAGGACTACAATAGACTAAGACCTTTAAGTTATCGTGGAGCAGATGTGtttcttcttgcattttctCTCATTAGCAAGGCCAGCTATGAAAATGTTGCAAAGAAG TGGATTCCTGAACTGAGGCATTATGCACCTGGTGTTCCAATAATTCTTGTTGGAACAAAGCTTG ATCTCAGGGATAATAAGCAGTTCTTTGTAGACCACCCTGGTGCAGTGCCCATTACGACAGCTCAG GGAGAGGAACTGAAGAAACTGATCGGAGCTCCTGCCTACATCGAATGTAGTTCAAAGACGCAACAG AATGTGAAAGCAGTTTTCGACGCAGCCATTAAGGTAGTGCTCCAACCAcccaagcaaaagaaaaagaagagaaaggcaCAAAAGGGTTGCTCCTTTTTATGA
- the LOC131330521 gene encoding protein NRT1/ PTR FAMILY 1.1-like, which yields MVLIWITAVIPQARPPYCNQLKGESCKSPTGAQYATLLFSFVLASIGASGIRPCSVAFRANQVEQRNTPNNERVLEKFFSWYYAANSISVMAAFTFIVYVQDHAGWKVGFGVPAILTFLSALSFFVASLFSIKQKATMSQPLVAQLSPSQPTNLAYLA from the exons ATGGTCCTCATATGGATAACGGCTGTGATCCCCCAAGCAAGGCCACCTTACTGCAACCAACTAAAGGGGGAGAGCTGCAAATCCCCAACAGGAGCCCAATATGCAACCCTTCTCTTCTCCTTTGTCCTAGCATCCATCGGAGCCAGTGGGATTCGACCGTGTTCCGTAGCTTTCAGAGCAAATCAAGTGGAGCAAAGAAACACTCCAAACAATGAACGGGTCCTAGAAAAATTCTTCAGTTGGTACTACGCTGCAAATTCTATTTCAGTCATGGCTGCTTTCACATTTATCGTTTACGTTCAAGATCATGCTGGATGGAAAGTTGGGTTTGGAGTCCCTGCAATCCTCACGTTCTTGTCTGCTCTTTCCTTCTTCGTCGCCTCTCTGTTTTCTATCAAGCAGAAAGCTACCATGAGCCAACCATTAGTGGCTCAACTCTCTCCGAGCCAACCAACAAACTTAG CTTATTTAGCTTAA